A single region of the Solwaraspora sp. WMMD406 genome encodes:
- a CDS encoding 1-aminocyclopropane-1-carboxylate deaminase codes for MSIASFTRYPLLFGPSPVHRLDRLTRHLGGAAIWAKREDCNSGIAYGGNKTRKLEYLVADAVAGGYDTLVSIGGVQSNHTRQVAAVAAHAGLTSVLVQESWVDWPDPVYDKVGNILISRLAGADVRLVRAGFDIGFRRSWEQALRDVTDAGGKPYAIPAGASDHRLGGLGFANWAYELAEQERQLDVFFDTIVVCSVTGSTQAGMVAGFAALAEAGGRPRRVLGIDASATVARTREQVTRIAQRTAELIGVRRPLGDDDVELDERYHGGVYGVPDDATLNAMRLAARTEGMVTDPVYEGKSMAGLIDLVTRGEIPRDATVLYAHLGGQPALNGYSALFS; via the coding sequence ATGTCGATCGCCTCGTTCACGCGCTACCCGCTGCTGTTCGGCCCGTCACCGGTGCACCGGCTGGACCGGCTGACCCGACACCTCGGTGGTGCCGCGATCTGGGCGAAACGCGAAGACTGCAACTCCGGGATCGCGTACGGCGGCAACAAGACCCGCAAGCTGGAGTACCTGGTGGCCGACGCGGTGGCCGGCGGTTACGACACCCTCGTCTCGATCGGCGGAGTCCAGTCCAACCACACCCGGCAGGTCGCCGCGGTCGCCGCCCACGCCGGGCTGACGTCCGTGCTGGTGCAGGAGAGCTGGGTCGACTGGCCGGACCCGGTCTACGACAAGGTCGGCAACATCCTGATCAGCCGGCTCGCCGGGGCCGACGTACGGTTGGTCCGGGCCGGCTTCGACATCGGCTTCCGGCGCAGCTGGGAGCAGGCGCTGCGGGACGTCACCGACGCCGGTGGCAAGCCGTACGCGATCCCGGCCGGGGCCTCCGACCATCGTCTCGGTGGTCTCGGCTTCGCCAACTGGGCGTACGAGCTGGCGGAACAGGAGCGCCAGCTCGACGTCTTCTTCGACACGATCGTGGTGTGTTCGGTGACCGGTAGCACCCAGGCCGGCATGGTCGCCGGGTTCGCCGCGCTCGCCGAGGCGGGCGGCCGACCCCGGCGGGTGCTCGGCATCGACGCCTCGGCCACGGTCGCGCGGACCCGGGAGCAGGTCACCCGGATCGCCCAGCGGACAGCCGAGCTGATCGGCGTACGGCGTCCACTCGGCGACGACGACGTCGAACTGGACGAGCGGTACCACGGCGGCGTCTACGGCGTACCGGACGACGCCACCCTGAACGCCATGCGACTCGCCGCGCGGACCGAAGGCATGGTCACCGACCCGGTGTACGAGGGCAAGTCGATGGCCGGGTTGATTGACCTCGTGACGCGGGGCGAAATCCCCCGCGACGCCACGGTCCTCTACGCCCACCTCGGCGGCCAACCGGCGCTCAACGGCTACAGCGCGTTGTTCTCCTGA
- a CDS encoding GntR family transcriptional regulator, translated as MLKPVPRTLLRDSAYAAIRDAVVRGDLAPGTAVRDADLAEQLGLSKAPVRDALARLADECLVERKPQSHTRITPLLPHEVRDAAAVVRAMHELAARTGVPTLDDAQVATMRTANRRFAAACAAGDLDAALAADDDLHQVLVDAAGNRAAAATIARYTPLIRRLERHQFSPAGAARSVTLHEQLIDACAARDAARATDVTARIWQSLVDLAADPTLT; from the coding sequence GTGTTGAAGCCCGTACCCCGGACGCTGCTGCGCGACAGCGCGTACGCGGCGATCCGCGACGCCGTCGTGCGCGGCGACCTCGCACCCGGCACCGCCGTACGCGACGCAGACCTCGCCGAACAGCTCGGACTGTCCAAGGCGCCGGTACGCGACGCCCTCGCCCGGCTCGCCGACGAGTGCCTGGTCGAACGCAAGCCGCAGAGCCACACCCGGATCACCCCACTGCTGCCGCACGAGGTCCGGGACGCCGCCGCCGTGGTACGGGCGATGCACGAACTCGCCGCCCGCACCGGCGTACCGACCCTCGACGACGCGCAGGTGGCCACGATGCGTACCGCCAATCGTCGGTTCGCGGCCGCCTGCGCGGCCGGCGACCTCGACGCCGCGTTGGCCGCCGACGACGACCTGCATCAGGTCCTGGTCGACGCGGCCGGCAACCGGGCCGCCGCCGCGACCATCGCCCGGTACACGCCACTGATCCGGCGGTTGGAACGGCACCAGTTCAGCCCGGCCGGCGCGGCGCGATCAGTCACCCTGCACGAGCAGCTGATCGACGCCTGCGCCGCCCGCGACGCCGCCCGCGCCACCGACGTCACGGCGCGGATCTGGCAGTCGCTGGTGGACCTCGCCGCCGACCCGACGCTCACCTGA
- a CDS encoding DUF559 domain-containing protein has product MFEQSGVLTSRQAIEQLGRSGLRRRLDRSQWRRICSGVVLTHNGPLTAGQALWVAVLLAGPTALLAGLTAAREGGLRFTGSGPIRILVDSDQQYPDLRRRLPLDMPAVVVHRTGVLPDDDRQVGRPMRTSMARSLVDAAAWARSDDEARAIIAAGCQQRRVAPAEILAVLERMQRTRRRQLIRATAVDADGGATALSEIDFIRLCRRHQLPLPDLQQRRRDRSGRLRYLDAYWRQWRLQVEVDGAHHMDVREWAADMRRQNDVWIAGDRILRFPAFLIRSRPEEVVDQVRAALRAAGWPG; this is encoded by the coding sequence GTGTTCGAGCAGTCCGGTGTCCTCACCTCGAGGCAGGCCATCGAGCAGCTTGGCCGGTCAGGGTTGCGCCGCCGGCTCGACCGCAGCCAGTGGCGGCGGATCTGTTCCGGCGTGGTGCTGACCCACAACGGTCCGTTGACCGCTGGTCAGGCCCTCTGGGTGGCGGTGCTGCTGGCCGGTCCGACAGCGTTGTTGGCCGGGCTGACCGCAGCCCGCGAGGGAGGGCTGCGCTTCACTGGTTCCGGTCCGATCAGGATCCTCGTCGACAGCGACCAGCAGTACCCGGACCTGCGTCGGCGGCTGCCGCTGGACATGCCGGCGGTGGTGGTGCACCGGACCGGTGTACTGCCCGACGATGACCGTCAGGTCGGACGTCCGATGCGCACCAGCATGGCGCGGTCGTTGGTGGACGCGGCTGCCTGGGCCCGATCCGACGACGAGGCGCGGGCGATCATCGCCGCCGGATGTCAACAGCGTCGCGTCGCCCCGGCGGAGATACTCGCCGTGCTGGAGCGGATGCAGCGAACCCGACGCCGCCAGCTCATTCGCGCCACCGCCGTGGACGCCGACGGTGGCGCGACGGCGCTGTCCGAGATCGACTTCATCCGACTCTGCCGACGTCACCAGCTGCCCCTGCCGGACCTGCAGCAGCGGCGACGCGATCGGTCTGGCCGGCTGCGCTATCTCGACGCGTACTGGCGTCAGTGGCGGCTGCAGGTGGAGGTGGACGGCGCGCACCACATGGACGTACGCGAGTGGGCGGCCGATATGAGGCGGCAGAACGACGTGTGGATCGCCGGCGACCGGATACTGCGCTTTCCCGCGTTTCTGATCCGGTCCCGACCGGAGGAGGTCGTCGATCAGGTACGCGCCGCGTTGCGGGCCGCCGGCTGGCCTGGTTGA
- a CDS encoding LLM class F420-dependent oxidoreductase, whose translation MDLRIFTEPQQGASYQQLLAVARCAEAAGYDAFFRSDHYLVMGDADGLPGPTDAWTTLAGLARDTSRIRLGTLMSAATFRLPGPLAIAVAQVDEMSGGRVEFGVGAGWYEAEHTAYGIPFPPVGERFDRLAEQLAIITGLWETPAGGTFDYPGMYYQVAGSPALPKPVQRPRPPVLLGGTGRKRTPQLTARYADEFNAPFVGIEESARLFEQVRAACAKGGRNPDSLRLSNALIVCCGRDDAEVARRAAVIGRKPDELRANGLAGTPAEVVDKIGRYAEIGAERIYLQVLDLADLDHLELVAAEVAPQL comes from the coding sequence GTGGACTTGCGGATCTTCACCGAACCCCAGCAGGGCGCCAGCTACCAGCAGCTTCTCGCGGTGGCGCGCTGCGCCGAAGCCGCCGGCTACGACGCGTTCTTCCGGTCCGACCACTACCTGGTGATGGGTGACGCGGACGGGCTCCCCGGCCCGACCGACGCGTGGACCACGTTGGCCGGCCTGGCCCGCGACACCAGCCGGATCCGGTTGGGCACGCTGATGAGCGCGGCGACGTTCCGGCTCCCGGGACCGCTGGCGATCGCCGTGGCGCAGGTGGACGAGATGAGCGGCGGCCGGGTCGAGTTCGGCGTAGGCGCCGGCTGGTACGAGGCGGAGCACACCGCGTACGGCATCCCGTTCCCGCCGGTGGGCGAGCGATTCGACCGTCTGGCGGAGCAGCTGGCGATCATCACCGGGCTCTGGGAGACGCCGGCCGGCGGAACCTTCGACTACCCGGGCATGTACTACCAGGTGGCCGGTTCGCCGGCGCTGCCCAAGCCGGTGCAGCGACCCCGCCCGCCGGTGCTGCTCGGCGGCACGGGACGCAAGCGCACGCCGCAGCTGACCGCCCGCTACGCCGACGAGTTCAACGCCCCGTTCGTGGGGATCGAGGAGTCGGCCCGGCTGTTCGAACAGGTCCGCGCGGCCTGCGCCAAGGGCGGCCGTAACCCGGACAGCCTGCGGCTGTCCAACGCGTTGATCGTGTGCTGTGGCCGCGACGACGCCGAGGTGGCGCGCCGGGCGGCGGTGATCGGCCGCAAGCCCGATGAGCTGCGCGCCAACGGCCTGGCCGGCACGCCGGCCGAGGTGGTGGACAAGATCGGTCGGTACGCCGAGATCGGTGCCGAACGGATTTACCTGCAGGTGCTGGACCTGGCTGACCTGGACCATCTGGAACTCGTCGCCGCCGAGGTGGCCCCTCAGCTGTGA
- a CDS encoding His/Gly/Thr/Pro-type tRNA ligase C-terminal domain-containing protein, which yields MPGPAAFVGRSVAGRFASAGSVAETGERIHQRLRAERIDAVIDDRAERAGVKFRDGELVGVPLRVPVEQVVDHVRVAIRRDDLTQWA from the coding sequence ATGCCCGGTCCGGCCGCTTTCGTCGGTCGGTCGGTAGCGGGTCGGTTCGCCTCGGCCGGGTCGGTGGCCGAGACCGGCGAACGGATCCACCAGCGGTTGCGCGCGGAGCGGATCGACGCGGTAATCGACGACCGGGCGGAACGGGCCGGGGTGAAGTTCCGCGACGGCGAGCTGGTCGGCGTCCCGCTGCGGGTGCCGGTGGAGCAGGTGGTCGATCATGTCCGCGTGGCGATTCGGCGCGACGATCTCACCCAGTGGGCTTAG
- a CDS encoding methylmalonyl-CoA mutase family protein — translation MDAEQIAAGRARWQARYDAAAKRDADFTTLSGAPVEPVYGPPDGVDHPGFERIGWPGEYPYTRGLYPTGYRGRTWTIRQFAGFGNARQTNERYKMILGAGGGGLSVAFDMPTLMGRDSDDPQSLGEVGHCGVAIDSAADMDVLFDGIDLAAVTTSMTISGPAVPVFCMYLVAAERQGADLATLDGTLQTDIFKEYIAQKEWLFAPEPHLRLIGDLMEFCAERIPRYKPLSVSGYHIREAGSTAAQELAYTLADGFGYVELGLSRNLDVNRFAPGLSFFFDAHVDFFEEIAKFRAARRIWARWLRDVYGATDERAQWLRFHTQTAGVSLTAQQPVNNVVRTAVEALAAVLGGTNSLHTNALDETLALPTDASAEIALRTQQVLMDETGVANVADPLGGSWYVEALTDRIEAEAEEIFARVRQLGGDGPHRIGPMTSGILRGIEDGWFTGQIAEAAFAYQQAVEDGSKKIVGVNCHTGTVAKELEILRISHEVEVEQCRLLAARKAGRDDALVRRRLAELVAVARSDDNLVPAMLDAVRAEATLGEICDALRGEWGVYREPPRF, via the coding sequence ATGGACGCCGAACAGATCGCCGCCGGCCGTGCCCGCTGGCAGGCCCGCTACGACGCCGCCGCCAAGCGGGACGCCGACTTCACGACGCTGTCCGGCGCACCCGTCGAACCGGTCTACGGCCCGCCCGACGGGGTCGACCACCCTGGCTTCGAACGGATCGGCTGGCCGGGGGAGTACCCGTACACCCGGGGGTTGTATCCGACCGGCTACCGGGGGCGGACCTGGACGATCCGGCAGTTCGCCGGCTTCGGCAACGCCCGGCAGACCAACGAGCGGTACAAGATGATTCTCGGCGCCGGCGGCGGCGGACTGTCGGTCGCCTTCGACATGCCGACACTGATGGGCCGCGACTCCGACGACCCGCAGTCACTCGGCGAGGTCGGCCACTGCGGCGTGGCGATCGACTCCGCCGCCGACATGGACGTGCTCTTCGACGGCATCGACCTGGCGGCGGTCACCACGTCGATGACCATCTCCGGGCCGGCGGTGCCGGTGTTCTGCATGTACCTGGTCGCCGCCGAACGTCAGGGCGCCGATCTGGCCACTCTGGACGGCACACTGCAGACCGACATCTTCAAGGAGTACATCGCGCAGAAGGAATGGCTCTTCGCCCCCGAGCCGCATCTGCGCCTGATCGGCGACCTGATGGAGTTCTGCGCCGAGCGGATCCCGCGCTACAAGCCGCTGTCGGTCTCCGGCTACCACATCCGCGAGGCCGGCTCCACCGCCGCGCAGGAGCTGGCCTACACCCTGGCCGACGGCTTCGGCTACGTCGAGCTGGGACTCTCCCGTAACCTGGACGTCAACCGGTTCGCCCCCGGGCTGAGCTTCTTCTTCGACGCGCACGTCGACTTCTTCGAGGAGATCGCCAAGTTCCGGGCCGCCCGGCGGATCTGGGCCCGCTGGCTGCGCGACGTCTACGGCGCCACCGACGAACGGGCCCAGTGGCTGCGGTTCCACACCCAGACCGCCGGGGTGTCGCTGACCGCGCAGCAGCCGGTCAACAACGTGGTACGGACGGCGGTCGAAGCGCTCGCCGCCGTGCTCGGCGGCACCAACTCGTTGCACACCAACGCCCTCGACGAGACCCTGGCGCTGCCCACCGACGCCTCCGCCGAGATCGCCCTGCGGACCCAGCAGGTGCTGATGGACGAGACCGGGGTGGCCAACGTCGCCGACCCGCTCGGCGGCTCCTGGTACGTCGAGGCGCTCACCGACCGGATCGAGGCCGAGGCGGAGGAGATCTTCGCCCGCGTCCGTCAGCTCGGCGGCGACGGTCCGCACCGGATCGGGCCGATGACCTCCGGCATTCTGCGCGGGATCGAGGACGGCTGGTTCACCGGGCAGATCGCCGAGGCGGCGTTCGCCTACCAGCAGGCGGTGGAGGACGGCAGCAAGAAGATCGTCGGTGTCAACTGTCACACCGGTACGGTCGCCAAGGAACTGGAGATCCTGCGCATCTCGCACGAGGTGGAGGTCGAGCAGTGCCGGTTGCTGGCCGCCCGCAAAGCCGGCCGCGACGACGCGCTGGTCCGCCGGCGCCTCGCCGAGCTGGTCGCGGTGGCCCGCAGCGACGACAACCTGGTGCCGGCGATGCTCGACGCGGTCCGGGCCGAGGCGACCCTCGGGGAGATCTGCGACGCGCTGCGCGGCGAGTGGGGCGTCTACCGGGAGCCGCCCCGCTTCTGA
- a CDS encoding ATP-binding cassette domain-containing protein, protein MTGLAVSCRRVVQIYRGEAGDVVALSGVDLTINPGEMLALVGPSGSGKSTLVALLAGLMRPSAGRVSVGTYDLGKLSDREISRMRGTQIGVVLQGAARNLLPYATLRRNVWLAQRRAAATAGIDLDDPDRILDLVGLPGQGGARIADLTPGARQRAALAVGVAASPGLLLVDEPTSQLDTRGRDEVLDALETVNAERDTTIVVVTHDAAVGARLGRAVTIRDGRVGAEGRDGEDFAVVAGDGTVQLPPEVLGDFPPGTLLRVAQVDGAVTLVVGGEAAPPGELPGGVAPPGELPGGVAPPGELPGGVAPPGPLSGGVNNATVD, encoded by the coding sequence GTGACGGGACTTGCGGTGAGCTGTCGGCGGGTGGTGCAGATCTATCGGGGCGAGGCCGGTGACGTGGTCGCGCTCTCCGGGGTCGATCTGACCATCAACCCCGGCGAGATGCTGGCTTTGGTGGGCCCCTCCGGTTCCGGCAAGTCGACACTGGTGGCGCTGCTCGCCGGGCTGATGCGTCCGTCCGCCGGGCGGGTCAGCGTCGGCACATACGACCTGGGCAAGCTCTCCGACCGGGAGATCTCCCGGATGCGGGGTACCCAGATCGGGGTGGTGCTGCAGGGCGCGGCGCGCAACCTGTTGCCGTACGCGACGTTGCGGCGCAACGTGTGGCTGGCGCAGCGGCGGGCCGCCGCCACCGCCGGTATCGATCTGGACGACCCGGACCGCATCCTCGACCTGGTCGGGCTGCCGGGCCAGGGTGGGGCGCGGATCGCCGACCTGACCCCCGGTGCCCGGCAGCGGGCGGCGCTCGCGGTCGGTGTCGCCGCCTCGCCCGGACTGCTGCTGGTCGACGAACCGACCAGCCAACTCGACACCCGGGGCCGCGACGAGGTGCTGGACGCGTTGGAGACCGTCAACGCCGAGCGGGATACCACGATCGTGGTGGTCACCCACGACGCCGCCGTCGGTGCCCGGCTCGGCCGGGCGGTGACCATCCGCGACGGTCGGGTCGGCGCCGAGGGGCGCGACGGCGAGGACTTCGCGGTGGTGGCCGGCGACGGTACGGTGCAGCTGCCGCCCGAGGTCCTCGGCGACTTCCCGCCCGGCACGCTGCTGCGGGTGGCCCAGGTGGACGGTGCGGTGACCCTGGTCGTCGGCGGTGAGGCCGCCCCGCCCGGCGAACTGCCCGGGGGCGTGGCCCCGCCCGGCGAACTGCCCGGGGGTGTGGCCCCGCCCGGCGAACTGCCCGGGGGCGTGGCCCCGCCCGGCCCGCTGTCCGGCGGCGTCAACAACGCCACCGTGGACTGA